A single window of Ptychodera flava strain L36383 chromosome 3 unlocalized genomic scaffold, AS_Pfla_20210202 Scaffold_25__1_contigs__length_14229661_pilon, whole genome shotgun sequence DNA harbors:
- the LOC139125424 gene encoding cell adhesion molecule 3-like: MEVVPTYGAMVIFKSGASTTVIGPTETLYVNAGESASFNCVVTWDTSPGIHSILWGRSLDDGSNWNNIAACFNVDESCLFVDGLQSVYSIERSGQANHVFKLSVTSATLNEDAHYDCWPFVDGRPTAPHARLYVLNQVTSTTINEPEDPKTVESGTPVIITCTTTSGNPPADLLWTIGDNDITHFSDKTATETGDDTRLYDTESNLMYAFNASDDQQYLKCQSFQHEILTARSSEILMNVEHAPLIHAIGVESWEGNTVTVECLASANPDDITYVWESDDGQTGNTGNSNKWELADEDGDDEVSVTCNASNVKGETLLTEIVKKPCHSSVLNVRKLYSSVCTCDVPTVITTTDNPYTANEGDKVELSCESDADPPFPDGIIWEWKQLEQDSFVPVNTSSDIYEITPESGGEKETTLTISGVQIIHANTYVCKLGESAVNISVLVTGQSSTPKYIL, encoded by the exons TTATCTTTAAATCTGGTGCAAGTACAACTGTGATTGGCCCGACTGAGACACTGTACGTTAATGCAGGAGAGTCTGCATCATTCAACTGCGTTGTTACCTGGGATACCAGTCCTGGCATCCACTCAATTCTCTGGGGAAGAAGCTTGGATGATGGTAGTAATTGGAACAACATAGCAGCGTGTTTTAATGTTGATGAAAGTTGCTTATTTGTTGATGGACTACAATCTGTATATTCCATTGAACGTAGTGGACAAGCTAATCACGTCTTCAAACTTAGCGTGACGTCAGCAACATTGAATGAAGACGCACACTATGACTGCTGGCCTTTCGTTGATGGTCGACCTACAGCTCCTCATGCAAGACTGTACGTTTTAA ATCAAGTAACCAGTACTACCATCAATGAACCTGAAGATCCAAAAACAGTCGAATCTGGTACTCCAGTGATTATTACATGTACGACAACATCCGGGAACCCTCCAGCTGATCTACTGTGGACAATAGGAGACAATGACATCACACATTTTAGTGACAAAACGGCAACAGAAACTGGAGATGACACCAGACTCTACGACACAGAAAGTAATCTTATGTATGCATTCAATGCTTCTGATGACCAGCAATATCTAAAGTGTCAATCATTTCAACATGAAATCTTGACAGCCAGAAGTTCAGAGATTTTAATGAATGTTGAAC ATGCCCCTTTAATCCACGCCATTGGTGTGGAAAGCTGGGAAGGCAACACAGTAACTGTGGAATGTCTGGCAAGTGCTAATCCTGATGACATCACATATGTCTGGGAAAGTGATGATGGTCAGACTGGTAATACTGGTAACTCCAACAAATGGGAATTAGCAGATGAAGATGGTGATGATGAAGTCAGTGTGACGTGTAATGCAAGTAACGTGAAGGGAGAAACATTACTGACAGAAATTGTCAAAAAACCAT GTCACAGTAGTGTTCTGAACGTACGTAAACTGTATTCAAGTGTCTGTACATGTG ATGTGCCGACAGTAATCACTACCACGGATAATCCGTATACGGCAAATGAAGGTGATAAAGTTGAGCTCTCTTGTGAAAGTGATGCTGATCCGCCATTCCCAGACGGAATAATCTGGGAATGGAAGCAACTAGAGCAAGATAGTTTTGTCCCTGTTAACACATCTTCTGATATATATGAAATTACTCCAGAGAGTGGTGGTGAAAAAGAAACAACACTAACGATATCTGGTGTCCAAATTATTCATGCCAACACCTACGTCTGCAAGCTTGGAGAGTCGGCTGTAAATATTTCAGTCCTTGTTACAGGTCAGAGTTCCACTCCTAAATATATTCTATAA